A genomic segment from Ignavibacteriales bacterium encodes:
- a CDS encoding glycosyltransferase family 9 protein — protein MTDVELSKLKKVLIIRLSSLGDILLTTPFIRSLKNQYPKIEIDFILREEYSDLIKLNPHLNKVYPYSRIEKDNLATLAELRKIDYDLVIDLQNNLRSKKIFPSKSTQIERFSKNSWKKFLLVNFKINKLKNEPQIPVRYANTISGFKLDDKGLELTTDKSIDSKLINKNNLIGFCPGARHYTKRWLKEYFIELGNKLTETGYTIVLFGGKIDKELCADICGKIPNSIDLSNFDDILQTAADMNMCKAVVCNDSGLMHTASAVGTKVIVIFGSTVEEFGFTPYNCQDLILENNSLTCRPCSHIGRSSCPKKHFDCIKLITPDFVLEKVAHFISN, from the coding sequence TTGACAGACGTAGAATTATCAAAATTAAAAAAAGTTCTTATTATAAGGTTAAGCTCGCTTGGCGATATTTTGCTTACCACTCCGTTTATTCGATCACTAAAAAACCAATATCCAAAAATTGAAATTGATTTTATCTTAAGGGAAGAATACTCAGATCTTATAAAATTAAACCCTCATCTAAACAAAGTATATCCTTACAGCAGAATTGAAAAGGATAATCTTGCAACACTTGCTGAACTAAGAAAAATCGATTACGATTTAGTTATTGATCTTCAAAATAATTTAAGATCAAAGAAAATATTTCCTTCTAAGAGTACTCAAATAGAGCGGTTTTCTAAAAACAGCTGGAAGAAATTTTTATTGGTTAATTTCAAAATCAACAAGCTAAAAAATGAGCCCCAGATCCCGGTTAGATATGCAAACACAATTTCTGGTTTTAAGTTAGATGATAAAGGCTTAGAGCTTACTACGGATAAATCTATTGATAGCAAGTTAATCAACAAAAATAATTTAATAGGATTTTGTCCTGGTGCCCGCCATTACACAAAACGCTGGCTTAAAGAATATTTTATTGAACTTGGAAATAAATTAACTGAAACTGGTTACACAATAGTTTTATTTGGTGGAAAGATTGATAAAGAATTGTGCGCAGATATTTGTGGGAAAATTCCCAATTCAATTGATCTTTCTAATTTTGATGACATTTTGCAAACTGCAGCTGATATGAATATGTGCAAAGCTGTTGTTTGTAATGATTCCGGTTTGATGCACACAGCGTCAGCAGTTGGAACAAAAGTAATTGTAATATTCGGATCAACAGTAGAAGAATTTGGGTTTACTCCATACAATTGCCAAGATCTAATCTTAGAAAACAATTCATTAACTTGCCGTCCGTGTTCGCATATCGGAAGAAGCAGTTGCCCTAAAAAACATTTTGATTGTATAAAATTAATTACACCTGATTTTGTTTTGGAAAAAGTAGCCCATTTTATTTCAAATTAA
- a CDS encoding 3-deoxy-D-manno-octulosonic acid transferase produces the protein MKILFDIFYNFLVLPVLYTALRLAGLFNNKIRKGIGGRKRVYEELILNATSINKNKKLIWFHSSSLGEFEQAKPIIEKLKEDKNVNVLITFFSPSGYENSKKYPHTDLISYIPFDTKANAEKFISITNPTLAIIMRYDVWPNIISELDKNKIPIYLVDATLRNDSPRKYPLLNSFHKILFGYFSKILTVSESDAQEFKSFGFDGNKVKAVGDTRFDRVYQRSLLAKEKRLLSYNVTKNKKIFIAGSTWEQDEEVIFPAFLKLAEFDKSVIMIVAPHEPTLLHLEKIENEFSGKIKTIRFSHLNSYADERIIIVDSIGILLTLYTYADVAYVGGSFKQNIHNVLEAAVYGVPVLFGPKIQNSQEAKKLAEIGGGIVVHNKKQAYKNLRKLFSDDDFRKQTGQISADYVHSNTGATQKILDAIYKVL, from the coding sequence ATGAAAATATTATTTGACATATTTTACAACTTTTTAGTTTTGCCGGTTTTATATACCGCTCTTCGTCTTGCTGGGTTGTTTAATAATAAAATTCGTAAAGGCATAGGCGGAAGAAAAAGAGTTTATGAGGAATTAATTTTAAATGCTACTTCAATAAATAAAAACAAAAAACTAATTTGGTTTCATTCATCTTCATTAGGAGAGTTTGAACAGGCAAAACCCATAATTGAAAAACTAAAGGAAGACAAAAACGTAAATGTACTTATAACCTTTTTTTCGCCATCTGGATATGAAAATTCAAAAAAATATCCTCATACCGATTTAATTTCATATATTCCGTTTGATACAAAAGCCAATGCTGAAAAATTTATTTCGATAACAAATCCAACACTTGCTATAATTATGCGCTACGATGTTTGGCCAAATATTATAAGTGAGTTGGATAAAAATAAAATTCCAATCTATTTGGTTGATGCAACATTAAGAAATGATTCGCCAAGAAAATATCCTTTATTAAATTCTTTCCATAAAATTCTATTTGGATATTTTTCAAAGATCTTAACTGTATCAGAATCCGACGCTCAAGAGTTTAAATCATTTGGGTTTGATGGGAATAAAGTTAAAGCTGTTGGTGATACACGATTTGATAGAGTTTATCAGCGTAGTTTACTTGCAAAAGAAAAAAGACTTTTAAGTTACAACGTAACAAAGAACAAAAAGATTTTTATCGCCGGCAGTACTTGGGAACAGGATGAAGAAGTTATTTTTCCTGCATTTCTTAAACTTGCAGAATTTGATAAAAGCGTAATAATGATTGTTGCCCCGCACGAACCGACTTTACTGCATCTTGAAAAAATTGAAAATGAATTTTCCGGTAAAATAAAAACAATTCGTTTTTCACATTTAAACAGTTATGCCGATGAGCGTATAATAATTGTTGATTCCATCGGAATACTTTTAACTCTTTACACATACGCGGATGTTGCATACGTGGGTGGAAGTTTTAAACAGAATATTCATAATGTTTTAGAAGCTGCAGTATATGGTGTACCTGTGCTATTTGGGCCAAAGATTCAGAACTCGCAGGAAGCAAAAAAATTGGCTGAAATTGGCGGAGGAATTGTCGTTCATAATAAAAAGCAAGCTTATAAAAATCTAAGAAAATTATTTTCGGATGATGATTTTAGAAAACAAACAGGACAAATTTCTGCGGACTATGTCCACTCAAATACTGGAGCCACACAAAAAATATTAGATGCAATTTATAAAGTGCTTTAA
- a CDS encoding DinB family protein, which translates to MRPNKGDYNEYYQQYIDQVKGDDIFRILIEQNMESQNILNSFPESKGNYKYAEGKWTVKEVIGHLMDVERIFAYRALCIARGETTPLPGMDQDLYVANGNFNKRQLFDLVYEYRLLRESNILLFGSFDKSILQNRGKASGYEVTVLALMFMTAGHEKHHLKVLTEKYMG; encoded by the coding sequence ATGCGACCGAATAAGGGAGATTACAATGAATATTATCAACAGTACATTGATCAAGTTAAAGGAGATGATATTTTTAGAATCCTTATCGAACAAAATATGGAATCACAAAATATTCTTAACTCATTTCCAGAAAGTAAGGGTAATTATAAGTATGCCGAAGGTAAATGGACAGTAAAAGAAGTTATTGGGCACCTAATGGATGTAGAAAGAATTTTTGCTTATCGTGCTTTATGTATTGCTCGCGGTGAAACTACACCTCTGCCCGGAATGGATCAGGATTTGTACGTTGCAAATGGGAATTTTAATAAGCGTCAGCTTTTTGATTTAGTTTATGAGTATCGGCTTTTACGGGAATCTAATATCCTATTGTTTGGTAGTTTTGATAAATCGATTTTGCAGAATAGGGGAAAAGCAAGCGGCTACGAGGTAACTGTTTTGGCTTTAATGTTTATGACTGCTGGACATGAAAAGCATCATTTAAAAGTTTTAACAGAAAAATATATGGGATAA
- a CDS encoding isoaspartyl peptidase/L-asparaginase, with amino-acid sequence MSKINLHLVVALSLLLFASPINSNLYAQNKSDKYTIIIHGGAGYFPEDSPEELKQQYINSLTEALNIGKSILASGGTSIDAVEKVINYLEDNILFNSARGAVFTSEGRHELDASIMQGKDLSCGGVAGVTIIKNPITLARLVMEKTEHVLFAGKGADELGILMGVDIVPNSYFHDSTRYQKWLKSNLKQQGETVGCVAIDQFGNITAGTSTGGRQNKMPGRVGDSPIISAGTYANNNTCGVSATGVGELFIRNTVAFNISALMEYKGYTLKQACDEMIYNRLPEGSGGIIAIDKNGNFEMPFNTNSMFRAVANSDGEFKVEIWK; translated from the coding sequence ATATCTAAAATCAATCTACACTTAGTTGTTGCTCTCTCACTTCTTTTATTTGCTAGCCCAATAAATTCTAATCTTTACGCTCAGAATAAAAGCGATAAATACACAATTATAATTCATGGTGGTGCCGGTTACTTTCCGGAAGATTCTCCAGAAGAATTAAAGCAGCAATACATAAACTCATTAACAGAAGCTTTAAATATCGGTAAAAGTATTCTTGCAAGTGGTGGAACCAGTATAGACGCAGTTGAGAAAGTTATTAACTATTTAGAAGATAATATCCTTTTTAATTCCGCCAGAGGTGCAGTGTTTACTTCCGAAGGCAGGCATGAACTTGATGCTTCTATAATGCAGGGGAAGGATCTTTCGTGTGGAGGAGTTGCCGGAGTTACAATTATTAAAAATCCTATTACGCTTGCACGATTGGTAATGGAAAAAACTGAACATGTTTTATTTGCTGGAAAAGGAGCTGATGAATTAGGAATTCTAATGGGAGTTGATATTGTTCCAAATTCATATTTTCACGATTCGACCAGATATCAAAAATGGTTAAAATCAAATTTAAAGCAGCAAGGTGAAACTGTTGGATGTGTTGCTATTGATCAATTTGGAAATATAACTGCCGGGACTTCAACAGGTGGAAGACAAAATAAAATGCCTGGCAGAGTTGGAGATTCACCAATTATTAGTGCTGGAACTTATGCTAACAATAACACATGTGGTGTTTCAGCAACTGGTGTAGGTGAATTATTTATCCGTAACACAGTTGCGTTTAATATCTCCGCTTTAATGGAATATAAAGGTTATACTCTTAAGCAAGCTTGCGATGAAATGATTTATAATAGATTGCCCGAAGGCAGCGGAGGCATAATTGCAATAGATAAAAATGGAAATTTTGAGATGCCTTTTAATACCAATAGTATGTTTCGGGCCGTCGCAAACTCTGATGGTGAGTTTAAAGTTGAAATATGGAAATAG
- the sugE gene encoding quaternary ammonium compound efflux SMR transporter SugE, translating into MHWIILFLAGLFEVAWAIGLKYTEGFSKLWPSVFTIVCMIISMGLLAYSVKHLPIGTAYAIWTGIGAVGTAILGIILFNESKELVRILFIFLIVVGIVGLKIFSGQTE; encoded by the coding sequence ATGCATTGGATTATTTTATTCTTAGCAGGATTATTTGAGGTAGCATGGGCAATTGGGCTAAAGTACACTGAAGGCTTTTCAAAATTATGGCCTTCTGTATTTACTATTGTATGTATGATAATTAGTATGGGATTATTGGCTTATTCAGTAAAACATCTTCCAATCGGAACAGCTTATGCAATCTGGACAGGAATTGGTGCGGTCGGAACTGCTATACTCGGGATTATACTTTTTAATGAGTCAAAAGAACTTGTAAGAATATTATTTATCTTTTTAATTGTGGTAGGCATTGTGGGGTTAAAAATATTTTCAGGCCAAACAGAATAG
- a CDS encoding S46 family peptidase — MIKNLLFILSIHLFLSFTNNTYSQSYYGVNPDTVKAQKFDMGKMWTFENPPLDYFENEYGFKPSKELLEKFQKSALKFGNGCSASFVSEDGLIMTNHHCVRGILSTVQKDDENILRDGFFAKALEDERTVPNLKVEQLIIIKDVTKEIQSAMDEVKSDSNKINVRDQKIDELKKEYSKEHPELVFKVISLYNGGKYSLYGYKVYDDIRLVFVPELFVAKLGGDPDNFTYPRYGLDCAFLRAYENGEPVKTNFYFSWSNEGVVEDQPVFVVGNPGSTDRINTMAQIEYERDVRYPMIVGMFQAMYNIYEKMVTETNAEDFNLIARLYSFGNALKVYSGTYKALLDPFLIERKKDFEKNFRMAVNSNPELKEKYGEIWYQLEDSRSKARKDANKIYAYTINFYSPQYFFIARNLINYSKQLKNNEVTKEKYDSLSAQLFPKNLDEELQKQLLHIQLNIIKNNLYADDKIVKELIGGKTIEQAAKDIIDKSNLTSSEKFLELADGGYEAVLNSNDPFVFYILNTQDELKKMQDDNQARSDKEEILNQMLGEALYKVYGDAIPPDATGTLRLADGIIKGYNYNGTRAPFKTTFYGALDRYYSFDKKFPFHLPSYFENLPSEFNPSIPLNFVSTNDIVGGNSGSPVINIYGEIVGLAFDGNIESLPSNFIYTTEANRTVCVSALGMMEAIRDLYNAKRLSNELTNGKMK; from the coding sequence ATGATTAAAAACTTACTTTTTATTTTATCGATACATCTTTTCCTTTCATTTACTAACAATACTTATTCCCAAAGTTATTACGGTGTAAATCCTGATACTGTTAAAGCCCAAAAATTTGATATGGGAAAAATGTGGACGTTTGAAAATCCACCTTTAGATTATTTTGAAAATGAATATGGATTTAAACCATCAAAAGAATTATTGGAAAAATTTCAAAAGAGTGCTTTAAAATTTGGTAATGGTTGTTCAGCCTCTTTTGTTTCTGAAGATGGGTTGATAATGACTAATCATCATTGTGTGCGCGGAATACTTTCCACTGTTCAAAAAGATGATGAAAATATTTTACGAGATGGTTTTTTTGCCAAAGCTTTGGAAGATGAAAGGACAGTTCCAAATCTTAAAGTTGAACAATTAATTATTATCAAAGACGTTACAAAAGAAATTCAATCCGCAATGGATGAGGTTAAAAGTGATTCAAATAAAATTAATGTTCGAGATCAAAAAATAGATGAGTTAAAAAAAGAATATTCGAAAGAACATCCGGAACTTGTATTTAAAGTAATTTCACTTTACAACGGCGGTAAATATTCTTTGTATGGTTATAAAGTTTACGATGATATACGATTGGTATTTGTACCGGAATTATTTGTGGCAAAGCTTGGCGGCGATCCAGATAATTTTACATATCCACGGTACGGTTTAGATTGTGCATTTCTTAGGGCATATGAAAATGGCGAGCCGGTGAAAACAAATTTTTATTTTAGCTGGAGTAATGAAGGTGTTGTTGAAGATCAGCCTGTATTTGTGGTAGGAAATCCAGGCAGCACAGATAGAATTAATACAATGGCACAAATTGAATATGAAAGAGATGTACGTTATCCGATGATTGTAGGAATGTTTCAAGCAATGTATAATATTTATGAGAAAATGGTTACGGAGACGAATGCAGAAGATTTTAATTTAATAGCAAGGCTCTATTCATTTGGTAATGCTCTAAAAGTTTATTCAGGCACATATAAAGCTTTACTTGATCCATTTTTAATTGAGCGTAAAAAAGATTTTGAAAAGAATTTTAGAATGGCTGTTAATAGCAATCCTGAATTAAAAGAAAAGTACGGAGAAATCTGGTATCAATTAGAAGATTCAAGAAGTAAGGCAAGAAAAGATGCTAATAAAATTTATGCATATACAATAAATTTTTATTCGCCTCAATATTTCTTTATCGCCAGAAATCTTATTAATTATTCCAAACAATTAAAGAATAATGAAGTCACAAAAGAAAAATATGATTCATTATCCGCACAGTTATTCCCAAAAAATTTAGATGAAGAATTACAAAAACAATTGTTGCATATTCAACTAAATATTATAAAAAATAATCTTTATGCTGATGATAAAATTGTTAAAGAATTAATTGGAGGAAAAACAATTGAACAAGCTGCAAAAGATATAATTGATAAATCGAATCTTACAAGCAGTGAAAAATTTTTAGAATTGGCGGATGGTGGATATGAAGCAGTTCTAAATTCAAACGACCCTTTCGTTTTTTATATTCTAAATACTCAGGATGAATTGAAAAAGATGCAAGATGACAATCAAGCAAGATCTGATAAGGAAGAAATATTAAATCAAATGTTGGGTGAAGCACTATATAAAGTTTATGGCGATGCTATCCCGCCGGATGCAACAGGTACATTACGCCTTGCTGATGGAATTATTAAAGGATATAATTACAACGGAACGCGTGCTCCATTTAAAACTACTTTTTACGGTGCTTTAGATCGTTATTATTCTTTTGATAAAAAATTTCCGTTTCACCTGCCATCATATTTTGAAAATCTTCCTTCAGAATTTAATCCATCCATACCATTAAATTTTGTAAGTACAAATGATATTGTTGGCGGAAATTCCGGAAGTCCTGTGATAAATATTTATGGAGAAATAGTTGGTTTAGCTTTTGATGGAAACATCGAAAGTTTGCCAAGTAATTTTATATACACAACAGAAGCAAACAGAACTGTTTGTGTAAGCGCGCTTGGAATGATGGAGGCAATACGTGATCTTTACAATGCAAAACGTTTAAGTAATGAATTAACTAATGGAAAAATGAAATAA
- a CDS encoding ArsC family transcriptional regulator encodes MNIQIIGTKKCKETQKAERYFKERRIPFHFRDLTEKGLAKGELDNISRVILLDDLIDRENKRFKDRGMQFMVFDIEEELLADPLLLKTPIVRNERLVTVGYKPEIWKEWIK; translated from the coding sequence ATGAACATTCAAATAATTGGAACAAAAAAGTGCAAAGAAACTCAAAAAGCTGAGAGATACTTTAAAGAGAGAAGAATTCCGTTTCATTTTAGAGATTTAACTGAAAAAGGGCTGGCAAAAGGTGAGCTTGATAATATTTCAAGAGTAATTCTCTTAGATGACTTAATAGATAGAGAAAACAAAAGATTTAAAGATCGTGGAATGCAGTTTATGGTTTTTGATATTGAAGAAGAATTATTAGCTGATCCTTTACTTTTAAAAACACCAATTGTAAGAAATGAAAGATTAGTTACCGTTGGATATAAACCCGAGATTTGGAAAGAATGGATTAAATAA
- the glnA gene encoding type I glutamate--ammonia ligase: MAKSSNGAIEKVLKFIKDNGIKFVDLKFMDFPGQWQHFTVPVTQFNAGSFEDGYGFDGSSIRGWKPIHESDMLLIPDAETMFVDSFIEAPTISLICDVYEPATKEKYSRCPRNIAQKAEAYLISTGIADTVYYGPEAEFFVFDDVRFDSQPNGSFYVVDSIEGKWNSGREENPNLGYKPRFKEGYFPVPPTDSLMDLRNEMVTNLINCGIEVEAQHHEVASGGQCEIDLRFMPLVKAADQLLMFKYIVKNTAKKNNKTVTYMPKPIYGDNGSGMHVHTSLWKKGKPLFAGSGYAGLSEMGLYFIGGLLKHAASLLAFTNPTTNSYKRLVPGFEAPVNLAYSQRNRSASIRIPMYSSSPKSKRVEFRCPDASGNPYLGFSAMLMAGLDGVINRIDPGEPLDKDIYDMEPEELKNVPSTPGSLEAALKALENDHEYLLKGDVFTEDVIETWIKYKMDKEVKPMALQPHPYEFGLYYDV, translated from the coding sequence ATGGCAAAATCTTCTAATGGAGCAATTGAAAAGGTGCTCAAGTTTATAAAAGATAACGGGATAAAATTTGTTGATTTAAAATTCATGGATTTTCCGGGACAATGGCAGCATTTTACCGTTCCTGTTACACAGTTTAATGCAGGATCATTTGAAGACGGATACGGTTTTGATGGTTCATCAATCCGAGGGTGGAAACCAATTCACGAAAGCGACATGCTTCTTATTCCTGATGCTGAAACTATGTTCGTGGACTCATTTATTGAAGCACCAACAATCAGTTTGATTTGTGATGTTTATGAGCCAGCTACAAAAGAAAAATATTCGCGCTGCCCACGTAACATCGCACAAAAAGCAGAAGCTTATCTTATTTCTACGGGAATCGCAGATACAGTTTATTACGGACCAGAAGCTGAGTTTTTTGTTTTCGATGATGTAAGATTTGATTCGCAGCCTAACGGAAGTTTTTATGTTGTGGACTCTATTGAGGGAAAATGGAACAGTGGAAGGGAAGAAAATCCAAATCTCGGTTACAAGCCCAGATTTAAAGAAGGATATTTTCCTGTTCCGCCAACAGACTCATTGATGGATTTAAGAAATGAAATGGTAACCAATCTTATCAATTGCGGAATTGAAGTTGAAGCACAGCATCACGAAGTTGCTAGCGGCGGGCAGTGCGAAATTGATTTACGTTTTATGCCTCTTGTTAAAGCTGCGGATCAATTATTAATGTTCAAGTACATCGTCAAGAATACTGCTAAGAAGAACAACAAAACAGTTACCTACATGCCTAAACCGATTTATGGCGATAACGGAAGCGGCATGCACGTTCACACTTCATTGTGGAAAAAAGGTAAACCATTATTTGCTGGTTCCGGTTATGCGGGATTAAGTGAAATGGGCTTATACTTTATTGGCGGTTTATTAAAGCACGCTGCAAGCTTACTTGCATTCACAAATCCTACAACAAATTCTTATAAAAGATTAGTGCCAGGATTTGAAGCTCCTGTTAATCTAGCATACTCACAAAGAAATAGAAGTGCTTCAATAAGAATTCCAATGTATTCCTCATCTCCAAAATCAAAGCGAGTTGAGTTCAGATGTCCGGATGCTTCCGGTAATCCTTATCTCGGATTTTCTGCTATGCTTATGGCTGGGCTGGATGGAGTGATAAACAGAATCGATCCAGGTGAACCACTTGATAAAGATATTTACGATATGGAACCGGAAGAATTAAAAAATGTTCCTTCAACTCCCGGCAGTTTGGAAGCTGCATTAAAAGCTTTGGAAAATGATCACGAGTATTTATTAAAAGGTGATGTGTTTACTGAAGATGTAATTGAAACATGGATAAAATACAAAATGGATAAAGAAGTCAAACCTATGGCACTTCAGCCGCATCCATATGAGTTTGGATTGTATTACGATGTTTAG
- a CDS encoding Lrp/AsnC family transcriptional regulator, producing the protein MLDDIDLQILRTLQKRGRTKRNELAEEVKLSIPSVSERLNKLEDKKIIEGYYAKLNRKAFNQDIMAFILVMMDSSKHYKNLITNVEKMSEILECHAVLGEGSHLLKALVKNTEALEKVLSVIQSWQGVMGTKTTYVLSTVKETFEINV; encoded by the coding sequence ATGTTAGATGATATTGATCTCCAGATTTTACGCACCTTGCAAAAAAGAGGAAGGACAAAGCGTAATGAACTAGCTGAAGAAGTTAAGCTCTCTATTCCTTCAGTTAGCGAACGATTAAACAAATTAGAAGACAAAAAAATTATTGAAGGCTATTATGCCAAATTAAATCGGAAAGCTTTTAACCAAGATATCATGGCTTTCATTTTAGTAATGATGGATTCATCGAAGCATTACAAGAATCTTATTACTAATGTTGAAAAAATGTCCGAGATACTTGAATGTCATGCTGTGCTTGGTGAGGGTTCTCATCTTCTAAAAGCTCTGGTTAAAAATACTGAAGCACTTGAAAAAGTTCTTTCGGTAATTCAATCATGGCAAGGTGTTATGGGAACAAAAACCACATATGTTCTTTCTACAGTAAAAGAAACTTTTGAAATTAATGTTTAA
- a CDS encoding glycosyltransferase: MIKTSVIAAFYNNIHYLKLVLAGFERQTEKDFELIIADDGSREEFVKEIENIASNYSFCVKHIWHSDRGFRKNRILNEAISVSETDYLIFIDSDCVPHSKFVEEHLNEKENNKVLTGRRVNLSQKITTQLAEHNILNGFLENQYLEIIDDGLFGKSYDVEKGFYIKNKFLRKTLNKKYRGLLGCNFSLYKKDLIAINGFDERYVAPSIGEDSDIEYRLGLNGVQVKSLNFIAVQYHLYHKSQERLQKNLDLFSEVKKSQISFTPFGLIK; the protein is encoded by the coding sequence ATGATTAAGACTTCGGTTATTGCCGCGTTTTATAATAACATCCATTACCTTAAACTTGTTCTGGCTGGATTTGAAAGGCAAACAGAGAAAGATTTTGAACTGATCATTGCTGATGATGGATCTAGAGAAGAATTTGTAAAAGAAATCGAAAACATTGCTTCAAATTATTCGTTCTGCGTAAAGCATATCTGGCATTCAGATAGAGGATTTAGAAAAAATAGAATATTAAATGAGGCAATTTCTGTTTCAGAAACTGATTATTTGATTTTTATTGATTCGGATTGTGTCCCGCACTCTAAATTTGTTGAAGAACATTTAAATGAAAAAGAGAATAATAAAGTTCTCACAGGAAGACGTGTAAATCTCTCACAAAAAATTACTACCCAATTAGCAGAGCATAATATCTTAAATGGATTTCTTGAAAATCAATATCTTGAAATTATTGATGATGGATTATTCGGAAAATCTTATGATGTTGAAAAGGGTTTCTATATTAAAAACAAATTTCTAAGAAAGACACTAAATAAAAAATACCGTGGATTACTCGGTTGCAATTTTTCACTATACAAGAAAGATTTAATTGCCATAAATGGATTTGATGAAAGATATGTAGCCCCGTCAATCGGAGAGGATTCTGATATCGAATACCGATTAGGGTTAAATGGAGTACAAGTTAAATCTCTAAATTTTATTGCTGTTCAGTATCATCTGTATCACAAATCACAAGAAAGGCTACAAAAGAATCTTGATCTTTTTTCAGAAGTCAAAAAATCTCAAATTTCGTTCACCCCCTTCGGCCTAATAAAATAA